The window GTCATGATATTTTGAAGATCGGCGTATTGTCTCAAAAATCTTGGTTTGAACTCTTGTGTGATGCCTAGCATATCATGAACTACCAAAACTTGTCCATCGACATCGCCACCTGCACCAATTCCTATCACTGGAATAGTCACTGTCTCTGCTACTTTTTTGGCAAGTTTAGCAGGGATTTTTTCTAAAATCAATGCAAAGCAGCCAGTTTCTTCCAAAATCTTAGCGTCTTCAATCAGTTTGTTTGCTTCTTCCTTTTCCTTGGCTCTTACAGTATAAGTTCCAAATTTATAAATGGATTGTGGTGTCAAGCCTAAGTGACCCATCACTGGCACGCCTGCACTCAAAATTCTGGTAATGGACTCTTTAATTTCAGATCCTCCTTCTACTTTTACAGCATGTGCACCAGATTCTTTCATTATTCGAATTGCTGACCTTAGGGCCTCAGAACTATTTCCTTGATAGGAACCAAAAGGGATATCAACAACTACAAAAGCTCTTTTAACACCACGTACGACTGAGCTTGCGTGATAGATCATTTGGTCCATTGTAATAGGTAGAGTGGTTTCGTGACCTGCCATTACGTTGGATGCGGAATCACCTACTAAGATAATATCTACTCCAGCACCATCAACAATGGTTGCCATAGAATAGTCATAAGCTGTTAGCATGGAGATTTTTTCTCCACGAGACTTCATCTCTTGAAGCGTATGTGTGGTGATTCTTTTGATATTGGAAGATTGATGTACAGACATTTTGGGCTTAGTGAAGGTGGACTGAGTAATTGTCAGTGCTTAGATTGACAGAAATATGTTCGTTGAGGGTTGTTGAAAGTTCTAATCCAGTGTAGTCTGGAGACACAGGGAATAATTTATGACTTCTGTTGACTAGAACTGCAAGCTCCATTTTTTTGATTGGAATTTCTAGAAATGGTTTCAGTGCATAGGCTAATGTTTTGCCTGTATTCAGTACGTCATCGACTAATATGAGGCATTTATTATTCATATCTATACTTTCAGATAAAGTGACCTTACCTTGGACGATTGACATTTTATCTACGACAACTTCAATCGACCCTACTTTTAATGGTGAAATTTCTTTTAATTTCTCTGCCAAAAGTTCAGCTAAGACCTTACCCATTCCCGATATTCCGGCAAAAATAATCTCATCTTCTGAGGAGTTGCGTTCGTATATTTCATAAGCCATCCGCGTTATTTTTTGTTGGATTTTGCGGTGGTTGAGAACCAGAGTTTTATGATCAATCATCTGAATATTTTCGAAATTTTTAAAAAGGGAAATTACAGTAAATGAATTTGGTTTCAAACTTTTTTGACTGCGGAGACCAGATTTATTACCAAACGCTATCTGTGGTCGTCCTCTTCATTGAGAATATTGATATAGCTATCATAGCGATAAGGATGAATGTATCCTTCTTCCAATTTTTCTAAAACCATACATCCTGGCTCATTGATATGTCTGCAATTATTATACTTGCACTTTCCGAGATATTTTCTCATTTCCGGGAAATAATGCGAAAGCTCAAAATCGCTGATGTCCAAAATTCCAAATTCTTTGATTCCAGGGGTGTCAATAAGATATCCACCTTTTGGAATCTCAAACATCTCTGCAAAAGTAGTTGTGTGAACGCCTTTAGCACTGAATTTTGATATTTCTTTTGTGACTTGATCTGCTTCTGGGATGATTTTATTAAGTAAAGTGGATTTTCCTACACCTGAGTGTCCTGAAAGTAATGTGGTCTTTTCTGTCAATAATGGCATGAATTGTTCTTGGAGATCGCTTTCATCAAGAGCTGAAATTTCCAAAACATCATATCCCAAAATGTCATAAATGTCATGAATGTCTTGCAGGTAATCAAGATCTTTTTCCTTGTACTCTAAGTCCATCTTATTGACTATGATAGTCGCAGGAATTCTGAAACTCTCTGTACTAACCAAAAATCTATCTATAAATCCTAGTGAAGTTCGAGGATTGCGAAGGGTAATAATTAGAAATGCTTGATCAATATTTGAAGCAATGATATGTGAAAAATGTGTTTTTCGAGTTGATTTCCGGATGATGTAATTTTCTCTAGGTAAAATTTCATCTATCGTCCAAGTTGGTTGTCCTTCTTCCTTTGTGACAGTAACATAATCTCCCACAGCAATTGGGTTGGTGAGCTTCAGGTCATCTTGCTTGAATTTTCCTCTTAATCGGGATTTGACTAGACCATTTTCAGTCTTGACTATATACCAGCTTCCTGTAGATTTGACTACCCTTCCGTTCATTTAATTTTGATTTTTTGACATCACTAGGTTTACGATTTTCTCAGCTCCACCTAGATTTTCTTTTACCAATTTATTTGCCGCATTGCAAGCTTCTTGGTAAAGTTCCGGATCTTTCAATTCATTGATGATGGACTTCAGCTCCTCAAAGTTAGCAACTGAACAGCTAGCCCCATAATCTATGCTTATTTTAGCTTCAGGAAATTTTTTTGCTTTCTTTAGTTTTCCGAAAATAACAGGAATTCCAAAAGCCAAAGGCTCCAAAATATTATGTAATCCTTTGCCAAATGCACCTCCAACATAGGCGATATATGCATATTGATAAAGTGAAGAGAGCATTCCAATATTATCGATTATTATTACTTCTGCACTTTCGGTTGTAGTAATTTCTGAAAATCTAACTGTTGATTTATCAATTTTTCCTTCCCATTCTGCCATAGTACTTTCATGGATATCATGGGGAGCGATGATAAAAACAAAATCTTTTGACTGATTGATAAAAGGAATCAACAGATCCATATCTTTTTGCCAAGCTGAACCAATAACTATCGTTTTTTGGTTTTCAATCAATATTTTAATTTGTTTGTAATCAACCGGTTCTGACTTTATTTGAGAGACTCTATCGAACCTGGTATCTCCAGCAAGGCTGCTATTTTTGATATTAATTTGAAGTAGGAGATCAAGGCTTCTCTCGTTTTGAGTAAAGATATGATCAAATGATTTTAAAACTTTTCTAAAAAAGCCACCAAAGGGTTGGAAATACACTTGGTCTTCTCTCATAGCAGCAGAGAAGAGGTAAAGGTGAATATTTTGTTTTTTTGCTTCCAAAATATAATTTGCCCACAGATCATATTTCACAAAAAAGGCCATTTTTGGCTGAAGAATTTCAAGAAATTTTCTGGCATTTCTTGCTGTATCAATAGGTAAGTAAGTTATGAAGTCAACATTTTCTTGCTTCTTTTTTTGAGAATTTTCGTAACCTGAGGGGCTAAAAAAACTAACTATAATCCTTTGTTCTGGCTCTCGTTTTTTTAGCTGATTGATGACTGGCTTGGCTTGTTCATATTCTCCAAGTGAGGCAACATGAAACCATGCGATTGGACTATTTGAATCGTTTTTGAATTGCTCTAATCCATTCCAGATATTTTTTCTTCCCTTGACAAAGAGCTTGAGTTTTGGACTAGTATTTTGGAGTAAGCACGTGATGATGGAAAAAAGCTCCATTGAAAAATTATAGATCAATTTCATGTTTCAAAAATGGTTTAAATTTGGTTTATCAGGTCAGTGGAAAATTAAAGATAAAATCTCAGTTATTAAAATAAATTGAAAAAGCCTCGATCAGAATTTGACCGAGGCTTCCTAATTTATTGAGTTCGCAAAGATTAATTATTAGTTAAATATGCAGACACACCTTCTTTTGTAGCAGTCATTGCTTCTTTACCTTCTTCCCAGTTTGCCGGACAAACTTCTCCGAATTTTTCTACGTGTTGTAGCGCATCTACCAATCTCAAAGTTTCGTCAATGCTTCTACCTAAAGGAAGATCATTGATTGTTTCTTGTCTTACGATACCATTTTTATCTATCAAGAATGTCCCTCTATAAGCAACAGGTGTTCCTTCAAAAATTAGTTCACCTTCTTCATTGTAGTTCCACTCTCCAGCTAAGACACCAAAGTTGTGTGCGATAGTTTTTGCTGTATCAGCTACGATTGGGTAAGTTACACCCATGATACCACCTTGTTCTTTTGGGGTGTTTAACCATGCTAAGTGTGACTCCTCAGTATCTGTGGAAGCTGCTACTACGGCAACACCTCTTTTTTCGAATTCAGCTAATTTTTCTTGAAATGCAAGAATTTCGGTTGGACAAACGAAAGTGAAATCTTTTGGATAAAAGAAGAATACAACTTCTTTGTTGCCTATGAATTGCTCTAGTGAAAAACCCTCAACGATTTCTTCTCCATTGATTACTGCTGGAGAATTGAAAATGGGTGCTTTTTTTCCTACTAATGACATAATGTTATTGTTTAATTGTGATAAGCTTTTTGTTTCTGAAATAAAATTTGGTAAAATCTCAAATTTCAATCTAAAATAAAACGCCTTGATGGAGGCGGCTTTGTTTGATTAAAATATTGGTAATAATTAACCAGTTTGATTTCCAAATTGTTATGCAAATTTAACGATACTTACATATCTTTCAAAATTAATACCAAATGAAATTTGGTGAATTTTGTAATTTAGAGAAAAGGCGTATTTAAATG is drawn from Belliella baltica DSM 15883 and contains these coding sequences:
- the rsgA gene encoding ribosome small subunit-dependent GTPase A, translating into MNGRVVKSTGSWYIVKTENGLVKSRLRGKFKQDDLKLTNPIAVGDYVTVTKEEGQPTWTIDEILPRENYIIRKSTRKTHFSHIIASNIDQAFLIITLRNPRTSLGFIDRFLVSTESFRIPATIIVNKMDLEYKEKDLDYLQDIHDIYDILGYDVLEISALDESDLQEQFMPLLTEKTTLLSGHSGVGKSTLLNKIIPEADQVTKEISKFSAKGVHTTTFAEMFEIPKGGYLIDTPGIKEFGILDISDFELSHYFPEMRKYLGKCKYNNCRHINEPGCMVLEKLEEGYIHPYRYDSYINILNEEDDHR
- a CDS encoding phosphoribosyltransferase family protein — protein: MIDHKTLVLNHRKIQQKITRMAYEIYERNSSEDEIIFAGISGMGKVLAELLAEKLKEISPLKVGSIEVVVDKMSIVQGKVTLSESIDMNNKCLILVDDVLNTGKTLAYALKPFLEIPIKKMELAVLVNRSHKLFPVSPDYTGLELSTTLNEHISVNLSTDNYSVHLH
- a CDS encoding 3-deoxy-D-manno-octulosonic acid transferase, giving the protein MKLIYNFSMELFSIITCLLQNTSPKLKLFVKGRKNIWNGLEQFKNDSNSPIAWFHVASLGEYEQAKPVINQLKKREPEQRIIVSFFSPSGYENSQKKKQENVDFITYLPIDTARNARKFLEILQPKMAFFVKYDLWANYILEAKKQNIHLYLFSAAMREDQVYFQPFGGFFRKVLKSFDHIFTQNERSLDLLLQINIKNSSLAGDTRFDRVSQIKSEPVDYKQIKILIENQKTIVIGSAWQKDMDLLIPFINQSKDFVFIIAPHDIHESTMAEWEGKIDKSTVRFSEITTTESAEVIIIDNIGMLSSLYQYAYIAYVGGAFGKGLHNILEPLAFGIPVIFGKLKKAKKFPEAKISIDYGASCSVANFEELKSIINELKDPELYQEACNAANKLVKENLGGAEKIVNLVMSKNQN
- a CDS encoding peroxiredoxin, whose translation is MSLVGKKAPIFNSPAVINGEEIVEGFSLEQFIGNKEVVFFFYPKDFTFVCPTEILAFQEKLAEFEKRGVAVVAASTDTEESHLAWLNTPKEQGGIMGVTYPIVADTAKTIAHNFGVLAGEWNYNEEGELIFEGTPVAYRGTFLIDKNGIVRQETINDLPLGRSIDETLRLVDALQHVEKFGEVCPANWEEGKEAMTATKEGVSAYLTNN
- the panB gene encoding 3-methyl-2-oxobutanoate hydroxymethyltransferase produces the protein MSVHQSSNIKRITTHTLQEMKSRGEKISMLTAYDYSMATIVDGAGVDIILVGDSASNVMAGHETTLPITMDQMIYHASSVVRGVKRAFVVVDIPFGSYQGNSSEALRSAIRIMKESGAHAVKVEGGSEIKESITRILSAGVPVMGHLGLTPQSIYKFGTYTVRAKEKEEANKLIEDAKILEETGCFALILEKIPAKLAKKVAETVTIPVIGIGAGGDVDGQVLVVHDMLGITQEFKPRFLRQYADLQNIMTKAVQDYITDVKSKDFPNESESY